The sequence below is a genomic window from Curtobacterium sp. MCPF17_002.
GCCCCCGGCCCCACCCCGAGCCGCACCAGCGCGACGACGCTCCACACCAGCACCCCGACCTCGAGCGCGTTCCGGATCGTCAGCACCACGAGCACCCACGGCTGCACGGTGAGCACCTGGTCGTAGAACCCCGGGTAGATGACCTGCGTCAGCAGCGCCATCGGCAGCGCGGCCACGGCGATCGGCAGGAAGCGCCTGGCGCTCGGCCGTCCGGCCACGAGCCCCCACACGATCGGCACGGCGAACCACCCGATGTACTGCGGCGACCCGACCTTGTTCGTGGCGACGAGCGCGGCGACGAACAGCAGGGCGAGGAGCGGCGCGGCCTCGGTGCGGTGGGCGCCACGGCGGACCGCCCACAGCGCCAGGAGCACCCCGGCCACGACCACGACGGCCATCAGCGGCATGGACACCGCGGCCGCCGCGTGGGTACCGGCACCGGACACCTCGAAGGTCAGGATCTGCTGGTTGTAGTAGACCGCCGCTCCCGGGACGCCGGCGGCCGCGGCCCACATGAAGGGCGTCGCGACCGGTGCCTCGATCTGCAGCGCGCGGCCGGTCTGCTGGCCGACGAAGGAGAACAGGTGCGCCGCTCCCCCGTAGAGGACGTCGACGAGGACGATGAGCGCCGTGACCACGAGCGCACCGGCGAACACTCCCCGGCGGTGTCCGCGGCGGAGCAGGAGGAGCACGCCGACGAGCGCCGCGGGCCACACCTTCGTCCAGGCGCCCGCGGTGAACAGCGCGGAGGCCACGGCCGGCCGGGTGGCGACGAACGCCACGCCGACGAGGGCGAGCACGGTGGCGACGGTGTCGATCCGCCCGAGCCCGATCGGCCCGAGGGCGAGGAGGAACGCGAGCCACCACCACACGACACGCACGCCGAGCCCGCGGAAGCGCCAGAGGAACCCGCATGCGACGGCGTCGAGCACGATCATGAGCAGGAGCCACCCGGTGCCGATCGACCCGACGCCGCCGATGGCCGCGGCCGCCATGGGCACGATCGCGAGGATCGGGTACACCCAGTCGGCGTCGATCCCGACCCAGAACCGGTCGGTGCGGCCGGTCTCGATCCACCGCTTGTACGTGATCGTGACGTCGCCGAGCGGCAGGTTCGCGGAGATCGTCGTCAGGTACCAGAGCAGCGCGTGCACGGCGAGGAACGCCACGACGAAGCCGATGACCTCGAGCCATCGCGACCGCCGCTCCGTCCACCGCTCCGTCCACTGCACCGGACGAGCGTAGCGGGGGCCGATCCCCGTGGGGGCCGATCCCCGCGGAGCCGCGGAGTCCCAGCCTCCCCAGAGCATGACGTGTCACCGTTTCCCTCGTGACCTCCGACACCCCGCGCAAGCGCCGCAAGGCCGTCATCTGGATCTCCGTCATCGCCGCCGTCGTCGTGCTCGGCGTCGTCGCGGCGGTGGTCGGCACGAACCTCTACACGAGCAGCGAGAACGCGAAGGCGTCGGCCACGCCGTCCGTCGCCGCGAGCCGCGCACCCTCCACGATCGACGACGCCGACCTGTCCGGCGAGTGGACCGTCGGCGGGGACTCGGAGGCCGGGTACCGCGTCCACGAGGTCCTCAACGGCTCCGACGTCACGGTCACCGGACGCACCGACAGCGTCACGGGCAGCGCGACGGTCGACGGCACGGCCATCACGAAGGCCACGATCACGGTGCAGGTCGCCGACATCGCCACCGACTCGGCCCAGCGCGACTCGTACTTCCGCGACTCGGCGATGGACGCTGCGGCCTTCCCGACGGCGACGTTCACGCTCACCGAGCCCATCGCCGACGCCGTCCCGAGCGGTACCGGCACGACGAAGGTCGAGGCGACCGGCAACCTCACCCTCCACGGCGTGACGAAGCCGGTCACCGCGACGCTCGAGGTCGGCCTCAACGGCGACGGCGTCGACATCTCGGGCTCGATCCCGGTCACGTTCTCGGACTACGACGTGCAGGCCCCGAGCCTCGGCTTCGTGAAGGTCGACGACTCCGGCGCCGTCGAGTTCCTCGTGCACGCGACGCCCGCCTCGTAGCGGCGACCGCGGGGCGGCCGCGTCCGCAGCGTTCCCATCTGCGGGCCTGGAGGCGCGTGCCGACCCCGCCCCGCGCCTCCTGTCCGCGTCTCGTCGCGTCCACCCGCCCGCCGCACCGTGCGAGGTCCGCACCGTGCGTCCGTCGCACCGTGCGAGGTCGCACCGTGCGGCTGTCGCATCATGCACGCGCACCCTGCGACACCGCACTCGTCGATCGACTCGTGCGATGTCGATCCATGCACGCGCAGCCGCTGCGCGTGCATGTTTCGACGAAGCACTCGTCGATCGACCGGTGGGAGGTCGCACCATGCACACGCACCTTCCGGCCCCGCGTCTGCAACGAGCGACACCGTCCTTGTCGTACGACGTCCGCACGCCGCGCCCCGCGCCCGCGCCGCGCCGCGACCCCGTGCACCACCGCGGCCGCCGCAGCGAGGTGCGCCAGGTCGGACGGCGTCAGCGATGAACCGGACGCCTCTGCAGCCCCCTGCCGCGCCGCGACGAGCGCCCCGAGCACTCCGCCCAGGACGTCCCCGGCCCCGGCGGCCGCGAGCCACGGCGTCGCCGACGACGCCACGAGCCGCACCGCTCCGTCGGGGGTCGCCACGTGCGTCGCCGACCCCTTGAGGAGCACGACGCTCCCGGTCTGCGACGCCGCACGCACGGCGGCCGCGCCGGGGTCCTGCTCGATGGACTCCCGCGACTCGCTCAACACGCCGGCGAGCTCCCCCGCGTGCGGCGTCAGCACCGCGAGCGGCCCGAGGTCGACGAGCGGGATCGCCCCGGCGTCCACCACCACCGGCACCCCGTCGTCGGAGGCGTGCCGGAACCCCTCCGCGGTGACGTCGTCCAACGCGGCGAGCGACCCCGCCGAGATCCCGGACCCGACGAGCCAGGCCTGCACCCGCCCGACCCCGGAGACCACCTCGGGCCGCCGGGTGAGCACGTGGTCGGTCGCCCGTGACGGCCCGACGTACCGGACCATCCCGACGCCGGTGTGCACGGCGGCGTCGACGCCCATCACGGCGGCGCCCGGGTACTGGTCGGAGCCGGTCGCGACGCCGAGCACCCCGCGGCGGTACTTCGTGGAGTCGCCGTGCGGGGCGGTGGTC
It includes:
- a CDS encoding glycosyltransferase 87 family protein; the protein is MQWTERWTERRSRWLEVIGFVVAFLAVHALLWYLTTISANLPLGDVTITYKRWIETGRTDRFWVGIDADWVYPILAIVPMAAAAIGGVGSIGTGWLLLMIVLDAVACGFLWRFRGLGVRVVWWWLAFLLALGPIGLGRIDTVATVLALVGVAFVATRPAVASALFTAGAWTKVWPAALVGVLLLLRRGHRRGVFAGALVVTALIVLVDVLYGGAAHLFSFVGQQTGRALQIEAPVATPFMWAAAAGVPGAAVYYNQQILTFEVSGAGTHAAAAVSMPLMAVVVVAGVLLALWAVRRGAHRTEAAPLLALLFVAALVATNKVGSPQYIGWFAVPIVWGLVAGRPSARRFLPIAVAALPMALLTQVIYPGFYDQVLTVQPWVLVVLTIRNALEVGVLVWSVVALVRLGVGPGARSRAAAHAGSAGTAGSAGTAGTGAESAVPAPPARGRMEP
- a CDS encoding YceI family protein — protein: MTSDTPRKRRKAVIWISVIAAVVVLGVVAAVVGTNLYTSSENAKASATPSVAASRAPSTIDDADLSGEWTVGGDSEAGYRVHEVLNGSDVTVTGRTDSVTGSATVDGTAITKATITVQVADIATDSAQRDSYFRDSAMDAAAFPTATFTLTEPIADAVPSGTGTTKVEATGNLTLHGVTKPVTATLEVGLNGDGVDISGSIPVTFSDYDVQAPSLGFVKVDDSGAVEFLVHATPAS
- a CDS encoding ADP/ATP-dependent (S)-NAD(P)H-hydrate dehydratase, whose amino-acid sequence is MTDFVPFSPTDAAAWTTAPHGDSTKYRRGVLGVATGSDQYPGAAVMGVDAAVHTGVGMVRYVGPSRATDHVLTRRPEVVSGVGRVQAWLVGSGISAGSLAALDDVTAEGFRHASDDGVPVVVDAGAIPLVDLGPLAVLTPHAGELAGVLSESRESIEQDPGAAAVRAASQTGSVVLLKGSATHVATPDGAVRLVASSATPWLAAAGAGDVLGGVLGALVAARQGAAEASGSSLTPSDLAHLAAAAAVVHGVAARRGRGARRADVVRQGRCRSLQTRGRKVRVHGATSHRSIDECFVETCTRSGCACMDRHRTSRSTSAVSQGARA